The Larimichthys crocea isolate SSNF chromosome X, L_crocea_2.0, whole genome shotgun sequence genome segment GCAATATGCATGATGTGTGATGTATAAGCTCACTGACGTCTCCCTTTTGTCACAGTTGGAGCAGTACCTAATAATTTTCTTGGCTTGATGTTAACAGCATGCCTACCTGCCTTGTAAGAACAAAAGAATGTATGTtttgctaaatctaaatctatttCTGTAAGTAAAGAGATGAAACTGCAATACAGTAACTCCAAGTGTTGATTTTAATTCCACAAATGAAACATGTATCCATGAAAACCCAAGATGTGAATGTCACAGTGCTACAATGGGGCATTtatcacaagtcaaaacatttACACTGATAATTAGATTTGAACCATTAATTTAAACTGTGCGAAGCCTGTAAGCTGGGCTCATGTCATGTTGATCAGATGGAACTGGGCCTTTATCAGTTTCCGTACTGTGTTTCCATCCAGATGTATAATTTGAGGAAGGTTACATTAGATGTATGTGGAGTGTTAATCACTGTGTTATAGAGATGAAGAGACCATCAGTCATAAGTTAAATGTTTACTATGTCAAAACTTATTTGGAAGATGTGTTTCCACCTCATTAACCGCATCAACTCCTGTCTGAAAAAGGCAAAACCCACCTCAAGTGAGACTAAAAGCTTTTGCAAAAACCTTTTCTAATGCATGACTCTAAAATGCATCAAATACATTTATGGAAGCACAGCTAGTGACtgatttaaacaaattaaatctatTTGCTGGTATGGTGATACAAGTCCAAAGCCTTCTTCTCAGTCACCCTCTTCGTTCTCCAGGAAATCCGTCAGTGTGTTCGTGTCCACAGCGACCATCAAGTACTCCACTCCATCTCCACCCTGAAGAATCATGGGAATAAATGTTAAGTGAGAAACACCGGAGAAGGCAGAGAGTTGTGACACTGAATGAGAGCTGGGAATTATTGAAACAGCACTGTACCTTGCGTGTCCGTATCAGTTTGTGGTCTCTGAACTCAGTCAGCTGAGTCCTCAGAGTGAGGTCAGAGTTAACCAAGAATGCCTCTCGACAACGCTGGTAGAAATCTTGGAATGACAACCCTGCACGCAGTGaaaggaaaacattaaaatcatgaAGTTTAGGTGGAAATTTGTGCAGCGTTTTTAAGTTTTGAgtatgtgtgtacctgtgtatgAAGGATTAtctttgttttccagctgaaaCTTCACCAGCAGTTTGAAGATTCCTCTGCAAAAAGAACCCAAAGTCATAAAGAACTCAATCAGTTCATGAGTCACAGCTCTGACAGTTCATTAAAACAAGGTGTATGTGGTACCTTGCATTAGGTGTCAAGCTGCGTAGCACATGTGTAAGGGAGGACAAAGCGAGAGCGCCAGTCTGCTGCACCAGGAGAGAGTTTTCATACGACGTTTCCTCTGCATAGTGCTGGAACGTCACACACTCCCACCACAGCCAGTTAAACTGGCTCTGCTGAAACTGGTCCCACACTGGGAGGTACACAACAAAGATTCAGCTacaaggaaacattttaatatgatcAACACAACAGTACGCGCACttactgtacaaacactcaCCCAATGGAGCGTTTATGTGGTCTAAAGAAGCCACCAAATGCAGGTTGGGCAGGGATGCCAGCTGCCCCAGTGCACTCTGGGTCTTCTCTCCTCGCAGCATCAGTCCATCGATATTATGAATTAGCACGTACACATGGAGATCTGGGCCTGCAAGGACAtgctttaaatgtaaaacacaagAACTCAAAACATAAATTTAAGAGGCTATTGATAGGCAGACACTCACTGTCTTTTAGCGTCTGAGTGATGTACTGGATCTGGTCTGAAGGTGTACGTAAACTTCCCTGGTGCTCTAGAACCTCACATGTCAGAGCATTTAAGATCTGCAATAAAAGCATGCATGTATGATTAGCATAGAAACAATATCAATACATagaaacaataagaaaatcTTTATCACTACTGCTCAAACATTCCTCTTTTAAACCAAAAGGCTGTCAAcaaagactgtttaaagaccaaaactgagAACGTGTCAGTCTGCCAAGTTTCCGACTTCCTGAccctgtctgtggcactcagcaGCAAACACATTAGTTCCTAGaagatgtaaatatttaaactgggtcataaatatttttacatttttgcgAAAGTAACTCTCTAAAACAGCTGTACCTCAGtttatggaaaatgtttctCAAACAGGAGATATTGTGCATTTGTTGAGAATTTAATTTAAGCAATATACGCATCAATGGCATGCCAATAATAAcagtaaagcacaccctctcatgtaatattgcttcatttgaacattttgagtGTTTTCTTCAGCAGGACAGGCTAAATTAACAACAACGCCTGTGTTCATTGCAATAAAAGACACTTGTCACTCAGTGCAACAGTCAGACACACTGATGTTTTACTTGAGCAACAATTCAGTTCTATCGAACAGAGAAATAAGATACATCTGGAACTGGATAGACACAATACTTATTGATGACACTAATGGATTTTTTGGGGATATTTTCATGaaatttgttgacaataagaaaaatatattatgACAAAATATCACCACCCAATCCAGTCCAAAGTTTAATTTGATATGAATTTTGATAtccatttttctgtgtgtatacTGACTGATTTAAGAGTGATGGAAGGGAAGAATCCATTGATCACAAGGTGAATTTCTTctgacaggtgagacacacgGAAATCCTCCAGCAGAGCTTTTTTGCTGCCCAAACCGTAGACCAGCACACTGAAACCCAACCTACAAAAACCAGAGTGAGACACTTTCTGTTACGAGCCAAATTTAAAACACTACAAAAGAGCATGTAATATGAAAAAATGCAAACCACacttaactgtaactgtaacatcCATTTGCTAAAATGCTTTCGGTGTTTGTTGTGGAGCTGCTGGATCTCTTTTGAATAACAGGACGGCTTTCCCTCTAAAAGCTGGACCAAAGTctcctgcaaacacaacataagGATCTTCAGTAATGCAGCAACAAAGCTCATTGAATGCATTTAGTCTGTTGTATACTGACCCTGTCAAGTTTAGGGGTGTGTAAACGTTCCAGGGTGCGGTCTGATGTCAAGACCTTTGAGCTGCCATGAGCTTCAAAATACTCCTCAATCATGCTGGGCTGATTGACGGGTTCAGAAGTGTTCTTGCTTTTCTTGGCGGGAGTCTTATAGAGAGCTGCAGATAAACCTTTACTGGGCGTTCTTGGAGTCTTCATGTTCtccttgtcttctttctttgctttctgctcctcctccactaCATCttgatcctcctcctccccagagTCAGACGGCGATagctcactgtcactgtctgacCGGACACTGGGAGCtgaaagtatcaaacagctttAGATCATAGTAAAGTCTTTCTTTATATATCTTAACTACTGTGAGAAAATCTCCTTCCATTGTAACATATTAAACTCACTTGTCATCCTCTTCCTGAGCCGGTGTGGTGTTGTGGAGACAAACTGAACCTTCTTCCTCtgtcaaacaaaagcagagatCACACTGAGATAACATTTCTAACCTAACCCTAGTTTATAGAAAAATGGCAACATCAGAAGTGAAGCAAACAAATTCTTTCCAGTCTCACCCTCTGTGGTGTCCTGATTTCACCTTTGTTATCTAGgtatagagagacagagagaaaacagttgttagttgtatgtaaatgtgcacaaaaaatctttaaaaagtgCGATGAACTCACTGCGGCCTGTTCGGGTGGGAGTTGAGGGTTCAGTGTTGGGTGCtgtgctgaaggtcacgctctTCCCAGGAGTCCGAGCCAACTCACTTGCTATATTCATAAGAAACTAATTTTAATAATCGTCTGATGAATGCGGCTGATGTTATAAAAAGACTGCTGTGTACGTATGGTAAGGGGGGAATGGAGGCTCTCACCAGTCTGAGCCATGCTGTGTCCACGTTTGACTTTCTGAAAGGTGAAAATGGACGATCCAGCCACTCTGGACATACACTCCTCATCTTCtgtaaaaccaagaaaaattGTGTAAAGTAGTGTGTAACCAAATGCTTAGCAGCACTACACACAATGGCCCTTTTGCTAAAGCAGACTGTACCAGGAGGGATTGAAGCTGTTGTTCTGATTGCAGCATTACCCAATCATGAAAATTAAACTCAATCTACCTTGATAGATTGAAATAGGGTGAATTAATTAACTAACACCCTATTAAAAGTGTTACACAGCCGTAGGTTCTAATATGATCATAAAGTTGGTTCAACAGTTCTCTACAACagcttcaacacaaacaaacatttgtgaaCACTGTGTACTGCactttgtttaataaaaagaataaataaaaatgcacttacaaacataaagagaaaaaaatatatgttcatAGTTTACACCTCACTGTAGGTATATAGAAATGATTTTGTCTCGCTCACCTTCTGTGTTGTCTGTTCCTAAGGCTTGGATATAGTGTTGCTCATCTAGAAGTCcattttcatcttcatgtcCTTCATCCTCTCTGGCTCGTCGTCCAGCTGGACTCTTGAACGTCACCATCTTCTGGACAGACGCACTGTTGCTCTGCACACCTtatagtgacacacacagacagacagacaagcagtTATCCACATACTAATGAACAGAAATATCCGTGCAGGAGACGACAGTTCCTCATTTGTCCGTACCCTGCTGTTTGTCCACGATGTGCTCCAGAGCATCTCCATCACCAATGAACTTCACCTCCAACACACTCATGACTAAAaaggggaacacacacacagtgtgacagcagcgagctgaaaacagaaacacaaacacgcagagTTATGTTTAACTGAGTTCTCTATCAGTCATGGTGGCGTCATTAACTAAGTACTGTCAGTGTGTTGCAGAGGAGACGGTCAGCAACAACGAGCAGCGGCTGAATGTCTCCAAAGAAAAGCGGGACAGAAGCTAAACGTATCTGAACTACAATAACTTACCCGATAGTGTCGGTACACCGGAGGAAAATGTAAACAGAGCTGTCATAAACTGAAAACTAGGCTGCAGTGTGGTGTGACAACTTTCCGCGCCATCCTCCTGAAGTTTTTAAACCACGTGACAAGTGAAAGGTCACgtatcgaccaatcagagcgtCGGCTTTCTTATAACTACACCTCCCACAATGCACTTCGCGCCGCTCTACCACGCTGCTGAGACTGCTCTCTGTAGCTGAGGTTTGACAGTGTTATGATTATTAACTAACAATGCAAcgataaaaacactgaatcattttgACAGCGGCATCATACTTTTTATAATTAAAAGGtgaatgtattttattcttattattatcacaCCTATTTTAGGAATAtgtaagaaaaatacaaataattattgataaagacaaaataaaaagtggaAAATTGTGAATAATAGTAATTtagtcataaaataaataccTTCACTAGTGTTCAAGAGAATGTCTGGTAGCAAAAGCACACTTAAATACATACTTAATATGTAAAAGGATATTAAGAAGGAACATGTGTGAATCTTGGCATGTGCAACGTCTTTTGCTCAGCACTTCATATTAGGCTTATGATCATTATACTCTCTCTTCCCGAGGGCCGTTTCCAGGTGTTTAGGGGCCCTGTGTAAGATGCTATTTGGGGGCCTCTATATTGTCAAACTCTGAGGGAGAGATTtcaaaccttttcagatgatctgtggtcATGCAACAATCTGTTACATgttaagaggaaaacaggcttcagtgcattaataaatgcaacagatgcagcatgttcctgaaaaatgtttatgatAAACTTGGAAAACATGGTGACATAACATAAAAACTCTCCaccaaaccaaaacagtaaaaaaatgaaattaaatgaataatcagAGGACCAGCCTCTAACACTCTAACACTGCAACCCCTTCAGCACCATTTTAGACTTGTTTCTATGATTGTGGTGTGTAGAACCACAAGTCTGACATTTGAAGCCACTGCACaagatcaacagaaatcagcaaaatCTAAATTATCTTGAACCAGCATCTATTTTAAAGTGCAaaccatgaaaacaaaccaacaataagAACAATAGTTATGCTGTAGTTTAATAGTTGATTACCACGCTAACACAAGTCACAGCTTCCCTATCATAGCAGCTTAGTTTAGTTATAGGTTATAGGACCCagtctttttacactctttgtaCTGTTCAACAAACAGCTGGGACAACACACACGGTCAACAACAAGCTCTGTCTATGTTCAACAGCTTCATCACTGCTTTGGATTTTCTTGTTGCCATTAAAAACCTCCAGAAACCATTTGTGTTTGTCCTACAGTGCCTCCACcgggaggagaggagcaatgagcagcagtcacagcagtcaaTGAAACAGCACACATTCAGTAAACGCAcaggtttttctgtcagtgattcACTAGACTTCATCCAGAGGAGAAAATCTTGAAAACATggacatgtaaaaataaatgatgtctcactgtcacactgtctcaCAGCTATTGTTCATGTTCTCAGTAACACCTGAGCTTTTCCTTGACAagagaaaatgtaaagaaaaaaaaggtcactaaAAGATTCATGTCTCTCATTTTACAAAAAGTTTTCAGGTCTGCACAAAGAAATAGAAATTAATTAGTGAGTCATTATAGGGTTCTTCTAGTAAAATAATTAATCTGGATCTGCTCTCTAAAATATTGTGTTCCTCATTTCAGCATGACTGCTATGACATCTTGAAGGAGTACAGCTTCTCCAGATGGGGACCATACTTGTCAAAAGGGGAATACAATtgatttctattgatttttatattgcataaaacacatacagtcaaGGTCAGATTAACTTGTTCGGAGTCAAAGAACAAAAGTTTACTGCTGCCTCAATTGTCCACCTCCACCTTATTCATGCTTACTCGCTGCCTCCATGTTCATATCAAGCACACAGCAGACCTTACATAGTAGCTTCATTGTTTTCCCTCACATCAAAAACCCAACAAGGACTCCTGGATAAAAACATCTGGCTCCAggttttcagtctgtcagtttgaTTGTGGTCATTTCATTAAATGCTGAACCTGCAGGCAACccacctgcagactctccacctccacctacgAGCCTCATTCTACAACCTGGAGGCCGCCTCCACCTTCAGACTCTGGCAAACAGCAGTAGCCACCAGTGTCAGCTAACAACCTGCAGATAACCACGCCTACCAGCTTCTGTCAAGAACCTACAAGCCATCATCTGAGAACACTGTTAATATCAGTTTAAAACTAGACTTTTCACATAATTCTGCTTTACTGTGACACATGTTATTGtacttttacagtaaattattgACTTATACTTGTAGCAAATTCACAGTACCACATACTAattgttctttttaattttccatGATCATTCAGATACacgttaaaataaaagtctcagtAATTATTACAGACATTCAAGACAGACACATTCTAGAACAAAATagacaatatattattattcaaacattctaTGGTTGCTATGTTTTGTTTCCAGGTGCATCATTTTAATAGATCATAACTAGGGAAAGATCATAacttgaacataaacaaaactgaacagtCACGAAAAagtttgtctcctgtttcacCGACTATTAACTGAAAATTAACCCTTCAACTGCTGATTGTTTACATCCACTCGACgattaaaagcacacagagtGAAGAAGCCGACCAAGAAAGTTGcataatggaaaatgtgagatttgattactttttgaaatgttttatatcgATTTTATATCGGATCAATCGATCTATTCGTTTGAAAACAGGCCAAACATGGGCATGAATCGATCTATTCGTTTGAAAACAGGCCAAACATGGGcatgaaataatgaatttatgacaaatattaagatttaaatgtgcaaacgaAGTATTATCTGATTAGAAATGCGTTTATTTCCATACATCTCCAGAACATTAATGTGAACGCTGGATAAAAATCATGTTGACATATCATATCAAGTCAAAGGTTTTCAGAGGGGATTTTGtatatctctttttatctctgaaTAAACCAGTAAATActgtcaacagaaaaagaaaaaattagaaatgaaatatgaacaaaccCCTCGTGTATTGTAAAATTACATATATGTAACAAGACTGCAGGTGAAGAGGGtcaaaaatattaacaaatcCATATCACCATCAAACTTCCCC includes the following:
- the orc2 gene encoding origin recognition complex subunit 2; translation: MTALFTFSSGVPTLSARCCHTVCVFPFLVMSVLEVKFIGDGDALEHIVDKQQGVQSNSASVQKMVTFKSPAGRRAREDEGHEDENGLLDEQHYIQALGTDNTEEDEECMSRVAGSSIFTFQKVKRGHSMAQTASELARTPGKSVTFSTAPNTEPSTPTRTGRNNKGEIRTPQRRKKVQFVSTTPHRLRKRMTTPSVRSDSDSELSPSDSGEEEDQDVVEEEQKAKKEDKENMKTPRTPSKGLSAALYKTPAKKSKNTSEPVNQPSMIEEYFEAHGSSKVLTSDRTLERLHTPKLDRETLVQLLEGKPSCYSKEIQQLHNKHRKHFSKWMLQLQLGFSVLVYGLGSKKALLEDFRVSHLSEEIHLVINGFFPSITLKSILNALTCEVLEHQGSLRTPSDQIQYITQTLKDSPDLHVYVLIHNIDGLMLRGEKTQSALGQLASLPNLHLVASLDHINAPLVWDQFQQSQFNWLWWECVTFQHYAEETSYENSLLVQQTGALALSSLTHVLRSLTPNARGIFKLLVKFQLENKDNPSYTGLSFQDFYQRCREAFLVNSDLTLRTQLTEFRDHKLIRTRKGGDGVEYLMVAVDTNTLTDFLENEEGD